The DNA region ATGCTGGGGGTCAGCCTGGCGGTGGCCAAAGCGGCGGCCAACTCGCTCGAGCTGCCGCTGTATCGATATATCGGCGGCGTGCACGCCCACGTGCTGCCCGTGCCGATGCTCAACATCCTCAACGGGGGCGCCCACACCGGCTGGCAGTCGACGGATGCCCAGGAATTCATGATCATGCCACTCGGCGCCGCGAGCTTCGCCGAAGGCCTGCGCTGGGGGTCGGAGGTCTACCAGGTGCTGAAGGATGTGCTCAAGGCGCGCGGCTACACGGCCCTGGTCGGCGATGAGGGCGGCTACGCTCCGGCGCTGAAGGCCAACGCCGAAGCGGTAGAGGTCATCCTGGAAGCCATCCAGAAGGCGGGCTATGTGGCGGGCGAGCAGATCTCGATTGCGCTGGACCCGGCTGCCTCCGAGCTGTATGACGAAGACAAGAAGCGGTACGTGTTGCGGCGGGAGGGGAAGGAGCTCACCGGCGAGCAGATGGTCGAGTTCTGGAAGTCGTGGGTCGAGCAGTACCCGATCGTGTCGATTGAGGATGGCTTGGCGCAGGACGATTGGGAAAGCTGGAAGCTGATGACCCGCGAGTTGGGCTCGCGCCTGCAGCTGGTGGGAGATGACTTGCTGGTGACCAATCCGGAA from Anaerolineales bacterium includes:
- the eno gene encoding phosphopyruvate hydratase; amino-acid sequence: MLGVSLAVAKAAANSLELPLYRYIGGVHAHVLPVPMLNILNGGAHTGWQSTDAQEFMIMPLGAASFAEGLRWGSEVYQVLKDVLKARGYTALVGDEGGYAPALKANAEAVEVILEAIQKAGYVAGEQISIALDPAASELYDEDKKRYVLRREGKELTGEQMVEFWKSWVEQYPIVSIEDGLAQDDWESWKLMTRELGSRLQLVGDDLLVTNPERVRRGIQEQACNALLVKLNQIGTLTETIEAVEMCQRAGWRAVTSHRSGETEDATIADLAVALNMGQIKTGAPARSDRVAKYNQLLRIEAELEDTGTYAGWGALRRT